One window of Eulemur rufifrons isolate Redbay chromosome 25, OSU_ERuf_1, whole genome shotgun sequence genomic DNA carries:
- the BAMBI gene encoding BMP and activin membrane-bound inhibitor homolog, with product MDRHSSYIFVWLQLELCAMAVLLTKGEIRCYCDAAHCVATGYMCKSELSACFSRLLDPQNTNSPLTHGCLDSLASTADVCQAKQAQNHSGTTVPTLECCHEDMCNYRGLRDVLSPPRGEASGQGNRYQHEGSRNLITKVQELTSSKELWFRAAVIAVPIAGGLILVLLITLALRMLRSENKRLQDQRQQMLSRLHYSFHGHHSKKGQIAKLDLECMVPVSGHENCCLTCDKMRQADLSNDKILSLVHWGMYSGHGKLEFV from the exons ATGGATCGCCACTCCAGCTACATCTTCGTCTGGCTGCAGCTCGAGCTCTGCGCCATGGCCGTGCTGCTCACCAAAG GTGAAATTCGATGCTACTGTGACGCTGCCCACTGCGTGGCCACTGGTTACATGTGTAAATCTGAGCTCAGTGCCTGCTTCTCTAGACTGCTCGACCCTCAGAACACAAACTCCCCGCTCACCCATGGCTGCCTGGACTCTCTCGCGAGCACTGCAGACGTCTGCCAAGCCAAACAGGCCCAGAACCACTCTGGCACCACCGTGCCCACACTGGAATGCTGTCACGAAGACATGTGCAACTACAGAGGGCTGCGCGAcgtcctctctcctcccaggggGGAGGCCTCAG GACAAGGAAACCGGTATCAGCACGAGGGTAGCAGGAACCTCATCACCAAGGTGCAGGAGCTGACTTCTTCCAAAGAGCTGTGGTTCCGGGCAGCAGTGATTGCTGTTCCCATTGCTGGAGGGCTGATCTTGGTGTTGCTCATCACGCTGGCCTTGAGGATGCTTCGCAGTGAGAACAAGAGACTGCAGGATCAGAGGCAGCAGATGCTCTCCCGCTTGCACTACAGCTTCCACGGACACCATTCGAAAAAGGGGCAGATCGCAAAGTTAGACTTGGAGTGCATGGTGCCGGTCAGCGGGCACGAGAACTGCTGCCTGACCTGCGACAAAATGCGACAAGCAGACCTCAGCAACGACAAGATCCTCTCGCTTGTTCACTGGGGCATGTACAGTGGGCACGGGAAGCTGGAGTTCGTGTGA